The Salegentibacter mishustinae genome includes a window with the following:
- a CDS encoding restriction endonuclease subunit S, with protein MTKELPYADLKLQFIEAINREKSNSKKKLREKFRNTDWFFDFDFSLPENWLNVNIMDVTWLVTCGVAKKPRYVDEGIPFLSAQNARPFKANLNKIKYISKEQFSKLTVGGKPELEDVLYTRVGNCGEAAKVPFEFDFAIYVSLTLIKPIHELINSDFLVAYLNSYYGRTQAHTGAIGSGLKNLNVNNVRKYRIPLPPLAEQERIVAKLDNLFSRSDKIKASLAKIPQLLQNFRQQVLAQAVTGKLTEGWREGRNFEWGFTELSKYCESSFYGPRFNKTAYSNTGYRTVRTTDMSDSGQIVISENIPKVEITDPNKLELYRVKTGDLLITRTGSIGKMARYFGSEIIIPSAYLIRFRFNENALTDFVYYSLISPQLQKEMGLNSTAITQPNLNAKKIKNLKIPDIEIEEQQEIVNRVETLFEKADKIQEKYELLKAKIEQLPQAILHKAFKGELVPQLASDGDARELLREIEGLKAESLLKKASGRRKSIKDFGKEYTLDQENQLKVAEEKETYKE; from the coding sequence ATGACTAAGGAATTACCATATGCTGATCTAAAGCTACAATTTATCGAAGCAATCAATAGAGAAAAATCAAATTCTAAAAAGAAGTTAAGAGAAAAATTTAGGAATACAGATTGGTTCTTTGATTTCGATTTTAGTTTGCCTGAAAATTGGCTTAACGTAAATATCATGGACGTGACTTGGTTGGTCACGTGTGGCGTTGCGAAGAAACCAAGGTATGTTGATGAGGGAATACCTTTTCTTTCCGCTCAGAACGCAAGACCATTTAAAGCAAATTTGAATAAAATTAAATATATATCAAAAGAACAGTTTTCTAAATTGACAGTTGGAGGTAAACCTGAACTGGAGGACGTACTTTATACAAGGGTTGGAAATTGTGGTGAAGCGGCAAAAGTGCCTTTTGAGTTTGATTTTGCAATTTATGTAAGTCTTACTTTAATTAAACCAATACATGAATTAATTAATTCGGATTTTTTAGTTGCTTATTTAAACAGTTACTATGGTAGGACTCAAGCCCATACTGGAGCAATTGGTTCAGGGTTGAAAAACCTGAATGTTAATAATGTTAGAAAATATAGAATTCCTCTTCCTCCTTTAGCCGAGCAGGAGCGGATAGTTGCCAAGCTGGATAATTTATTTTCGAGATCAGATAAAATCAAAGCCAGTTTAGCTAAAATCCCGCAGCTTTTACAAAACTTTCGTCAGCAGGTTCTAGCTCAAGCTGTAACTGGGAAGTTGACGGAGGGGTGGAGAGAGGGGAGAAATTTTGAATGGGGTTTCACAGAGTTATCTAAATATTGCGAGAGTTCTTTTTACGGTCCTCGTTTCAATAAAACCGCATACTCAAATACTGGTTATAGGACCGTAAGAACTACGGATATGTCCGATTCTGGACAAATAGTTATAAGCGAGAATATACCCAAAGTAGAAATTACTGATCCTAATAAGTTAGAATTATATAGGGTCAAAACAGGGGATTTACTTATCACGAGAACGGGAAGCATCGGAAAAATGGCCCGATATTTTGGATCGGAGATTATAATACCTAGTGCCTACCTGATAAGATTTCGATTTAATGAAAATGCTTTAACCGATTTCGTTTACTATTCTTTAATATCTCCCCAACTTCAAAAAGAAATGGGGCTAAATTCTACTGCAATTACCCAGCCCAATTTGAATGCAAAAAAAATTAAAAACCTGAAAATTCCAGATATTGAAATTGAAGAACAACAAGAAATTGTTAATCGTGTAGAAACCCTTTTTGAAAAAGCCGATAAAATCCAGGAGAAATATGAGCTTTTAAAAGCTAAAATTGAACAATTACCTCAGGCTATTTTGCATAAAGCTTTTAAAGGAGAATTGGTGCCGCAACTAGCGAGTGATGGAGATGCCAGGGAGTTGTTGAGGGAAATTGAAGGATTGAAGGCAGAAAGTTTACTTAAAAAAGCTTCTGGGCGAAGAAAGTCAATTAAGGATTTCGGTAAAGAGTATACTTTAGATCAGGAAAATCAGCTAAAAGTTGCAGAAGAGAAAGAAACTTATAAAGAATAA
- a CDS encoding DUF6730 family protein: MKKLDEIMELMADEMKDFKTAVLELQKLSEQLEKMSIPISTEALEKNLNTFLQKQEIEKGKTDEILKEIDRKLKRARIIPNYLLILFGISGIIALGFVGYFGYTSKEKVEDNFEVYRTIMESQNTQYEDYFAAYPKIHQAYCEWIQGGYQGL; encoded by the coding sequence ATGAAAAAACTAGATGAGATTATGGAACTGATGGCCGATGAAATGAAGGATTTCAAAACGGCAGTGCTGGAGCTTCAAAAGCTCTCGGAACAGTTAGAAAAGATGAGCATCCCCATTAGTACGGAAGCATTGGAAAAGAACCTGAACACATTCCTGCAAAAACAGGAAATAGAAAAGGGAAAAACAGATGAAATACTAAAGGAGATAGACCGGAAATTAAAGCGCGCCAGGATCATACCCAATTATCTGCTGATTCTTTTCGGAATATCGGGAATTATTGCTTTAGGCTTCGTGGGGTATTTTGGTTATACCTCCAAAGAAAAGGTAGAAGACAATTTTGAAGTTTACCGAACGATTATGGAATCTCAGAATACCCAATATGAAGATTATTTTGCAGCGTATCCGAAAATCCACCAGGCATACTGCGAGTGGATACAGGGTGGATACCAGGGTTTGTAA
- a CDS encoding IS3 family transposase (programmed frameshift): MKKSRYSPQQIAKILKEFDNGKTAAEISREYGISTAAFYKWRERYGGMNGKELKRLKDLEEENRRLKQMYANLSLDHQMAKEIIEKKPLKPCRKRTIAKELLHYGISRACRVLNMSKSVFYYQPIPKDDTAIEAALQEKAKEHSEEGFWMAYDRLRSEGKPWNHKRVYRVYKQLGLSLRRKVKKRLPARVKEPLEAPIAPNRSWSIDFVTDVLENKKRFRGLTVIDDYNREALHIEIDFSLPSKRVVWVLNHLINRRGKPQKIRMDNGPEFVAKIASEWSQMQEIDFQYIQPGKPTQNAFIERFNGTYRRGVLNKYLFEDLNQVREQTETWMEDYNNVRPHNALGKMAPVAYAKTHSPGGTARRMKNDIFGQSSSSN; encoded by the exons ATGAAGAAGAGTAGATATTCACCACAGCAAATCGCAAAGATTTTAAAGGAATTCGATAACGGAAAAACAGCTGCAGAGATCAGCCGTGAATATGGCATTAGTACAGCGGCATTCTACAAATGGCGGGAACGTTATGGCGGGATGAACGGCAAAGAGCTTAAACGCCTGAAGGACCTTGAAGAAGAGAACCGAAGGCTGAAGCAGATGTATGCCAACCTATCCCTGGATCATCAAATGGCCAAAGAAATCATCGAAAAAAAGC CTTTAAAGCCCTGCCGTAAAAGAACCATTGCCAAAGAGCTCTTGCATTACGGTATTAGCAGGGCGTGCCGTGTTTTAAATATGAGCAAAAGCGTTTTTTATTACCAGCCAATTCCTAAGGACGATACAGCTATCGAAGCGGCTTTACAAGAGAAAGCCAAAGAACATAGCGAAGAAGGCTTCTGGATGGCTTACGATCGATTAAGGAGTGAAGGCAAGCCCTGGAATCATAAGCGGGTGTACCGGGTCTATAAACAGCTTGGTTTAAGTTTGAGACGAAAGGTAAAAAAGCGGTTACCCGCCAGGGTTAAAGAACCCCTGGAGGCTCCCATAGCTCCTAATCGTAGCTGGAGTATTGATTTTGTAACGGATGTTTTAGAAAATAAAAAGCGCTTCCGTGGCTTAACGGTAATTGATGATTACAACCGAGAAGCATTGCATATAGAAATTGATTTTTCACTACCCAGCAAACGTGTCGTCTGGGTATTGAACCATTTGATTAATCGCAGAGGAAAACCTCAAAAAATAAGAATGGATAATGGTCCTGAATTTGTTGCTAAGATCGCTTCAGAATGGAGCCAGATGCAAGAGATCGACTTTCAGTATATCCAACCAGGGAAACCAACCCAGAATGCTTTTATAGAACGATTCAATGGAACCTATCGAAGAGGCGTTCTCAATAAATACCTCTTTGAAGATCTAAATCAGGTAAGGGAACAAACCGAGACCTGGATGGAAGATTACAACAATGTAAGACCACATAATGCACTGGGAAAAATGGCCCCCGTAGCATACGCAAAAACTCATTCTCCTGGCGGTACCGCCAGGAGAATGAAAAATGATATTTTTGGACAATCAAGCAGTTCTAATTAG
- a CDS encoding SOS response-associated peptidase: MCYRTKLNSKLSEIERSLEARFIDPDEYKPQLEINAFTFSKTSVISDENQGEIQMFNWGLIPFWAKDDKIKKMTLNAKIETIAEKPSFRNSVKKRCLIIADGYYEWQWKDPKAKEKQKYLITPTDQEIFAFAGIYSTWINPETDETLNTYSIVTTEANELMAEIHNNKKRMPVVLKKQDHQSWLNGTDHSNFAFPYEVPLIATAVE, translated from the coding sequence ATGTGCTACCGTACCAAATTAAACTCTAAACTCAGCGAAATAGAGCGTAGCCTTGAAGCTCGATTTATTGACCCAGATGAATATAAGCCACAACTGGAAATTAATGCTTTTACTTTTTCAAAAACGTCGGTAATTTCCGATGAAAATCAAGGTGAAATCCAAATGTTTAATTGGGGTTTAATTCCGTTTTGGGCCAAGGATGACAAGATTAAGAAGATGACCCTAAACGCTAAGATTGAAACCATAGCTGAAAAACCTTCTTTTCGGAATTCAGTAAAAAAACGTTGTCTAATTATAGCTGATGGTTACTATGAATGGCAATGGAAAGATCCTAAAGCAAAAGAAAAACAGAAATATTTAATTACTCCTACAGATCAGGAGATTTTTGCCTTCGCAGGTATTTACTCTACCTGGATAAATCCGGAAACCGATGAAACCTTAAACACTTATTCTATCGTAACCACCGAAGCAAATGAATTAATGGCTGAAATTCATAACAACAAAAAAAGAATGCCGGTAGTATTAAAAAAACAGGATCATCAATCTTGGCTCAATGGCACCGATCATTCAAACTTCGCATTTCCTTATGAAGTACCTTTAATTGCAACTGCGGTTGAGTAA
- a CDS encoding GIY-YIG nuclease family protein, whose amino-acid sequence MHSGPAVFDKKVITESVEKLEGVSPIFVKELLERNGKKDFAELAKKAGVYAFWWVGDTTVLKKEINEQRYKLKGPSNRKDLIPVQICEAWLQAATCNERICLYVGKTTNLKQRISGHLRYTTENIWTDVNGKHRTNEPFSFEKKPNTVSQLRIGLERIFQNHSLQYIKKHIAISWLELEDSEAVNNAVNRFYIEDKMVADLFPIFNVDVER is encoded by the coding sequence ATGCATTCAGGTCCAGCCGTTTTTGATAAAAAAGTAATTACCGAATCAGTGGAGAAATTGGAGGGCGTTTCGCCAATCTTTGTAAAAGAACTTTTAGAGAGAAATGGTAAAAAGGATTTTGCGGAGTTAGCTAAAAAAGCTGGTGTTTACGCCTTTTGGTGGGTAGGTGATACTACGGTATTAAAAAAGGAAATTAACGAACAGCGTTATAAATTAAAGGGGCCATCCAACCGAAAAGATCTTATACCTGTTCAGATTTGTGAAGCCTGGTTACAAGCTGCTACCTGCAATGAGCGGATTTGTTTGTATGTTGGAAAAACTACCAATTTAAAGCAAAGAATCTCCGGGCATTTACGTTACACGACTGAAAACATCTGGACAGATGTAAACGGTAAACATCGCACAAATGAACCTTTTTCTTTTGAAAAAAAGCCTAATACGGTAAGTCAGCTAAGAATAGGTTTAGAACGAATATTTCAAAATCACTCTCTCCAATATATTAAAAAACACATTGCAATCTCCTGGTTGGAACTGGAGGATAGTGAGGCAGTTAATAATGCGGTGAACCGATTTTATATAGAAGATAAAATGGTTGCTGATTTGTTTCCAATTTTTAATGTGGACGTGGAGAGATAG
- a CDS encoding class I SAM-dependent DNA methyltransferase — MSADQIAQKLWGLCNVLRDDGVTYHQYLNELTYILFLKLSEVKGFEEHIPDKYRWRSFVDEDDNNEAFVRYRKFLAEISNSSTSESIKEIYTNASTSLKKPVNFDTLVQAIDKIDWYEEDDRDTMGDIYESLLEKNAGEKKSGAGQYFTPRPLINVMVDLLVPKLGERWNDPAAGTFGFMISANQYLRDKNDNYYKLSEKERKFQEEEAFSGVELVGDAHRLALMNARLHGLESKIYYADTLTEFGKGLKNYDGVLANPPFGTKKGGERPSRDDFTFPTSNKQLNFLQHIYRSLKRDGKARAAVVLPDNVLFEDGDGQRIRRDLMDKCDLHTILRLPTGIFYAAGVKTNVLFFTRSTTEIENTKRVWFYDMRTNVPNYGKRTPFTETAFEDFVKAYTGGISVENVEADYDGNISDEKRKQIKDERWKFISREEIAKKDDSLDLGLIADESISNGEDLGEPIEIAEEALAELNSITAELNAMIKELK, encoded by the coding sequence ATGAGCGCAGACCAAATAGCACAAAAATTATGGGGACTTTGTAATGTTTTACGAGATGACGGAGTTACCTATCACCAATATCTAAACGAATTAACTTATATACTTTTTCTGAAGTTATCTGAAGTAAAAGGATTTGAGGAGCATATCCCAGATAAATACAGATGGCGCAGTTTTGTTGATGAAGATGATAACAATGAAGCTTTTGTCCGCTACCGCAAATTTCTTGCGGAAATTAGTAATTCCTCCACAAGTGAAAGTATAAAAGAGATATACACCAATGCATCTACCAGCTTAAAAAAACCCGTGAATTTTGATACGCTTGTGCAGGCTATTGATAAGATAGACTGGTATGAGGAAGATGACCGGGATACGATGGGTGATATTTACGAAAGCCTGTTGGAAAAGAATGCCGGTGAAAAGAAAAGTGGTGCCGGGCAGTACTTTACGCCCAGGCCTCTCATCAACGTAATGGTTGATCTTTTGGTGCCGAAACTGGGAGAACGTTGGAACGATCCCGCGGCCGGTACGTTTGGTTTTATGATCTCTGCAAACCAGTATCTGAGAGATAAAAATGATAATTATTATAAGCTTTCAGAAAAGGAACGGAAATTCCAGGAGGAAGAAGCTTTTAGTGGAGTTGAACTGGTTGGTGATGCACACCGTCTGGCTTTGATGAACGCCAGGTTGCACGGTTTGGAAAGCAAAATTTATTATGCGGATACTTTAACTGAATTTGGTAAAGGTTTAAAAAATTATGATGGCGTATTGGCAAACCCGCCTTTCGGTACTAAGAAAGGTGGGGAGCGGCCTTCCCGGGACGATTTTACTTTTCCCACCAGCAACAAGCAACTCAATTTTCTACAGCATATTTATCGTAGTTTAAAGAGAGATGGGAAAGCCCGTGCTGCGGTGGTATTGCCCGATAATGTTTTATTTGAAGATGGAGACGGCCAACGTATTCGTCGTGACCTGATGGATAAATGTGACTTGCATACCATTCTTCGTTTACCTACCGGAATTTTTTATGCAGCAGGTGTAAAAACCAATGTGTTGTTTTTTACCAGAAGCACTACGGAAATTGAAAATACCAAAAGAGTATGGTTTTATGATATGCGAACCAATGTTCCCAATTACGGAAAACGCACCCCTTTCACCGAGACAGCATTTGAAGATTTCGTAAAAGCTTATACAGGTGGGATTTCTGTAGAAAATGTGGAAGCAGATTATGATGGCAATATTAGCGATGAAAAAAGAAAGCAAATTAAAGATGAGCGCTGGAAATTTATAAGCAGGGAAGAAATCGCCAAAAAGGATGATAGCCTGGATTTAGGCTTAATTGCAGATGAAAGTATTAGTAATGGAGAAGATTTAGGAGAACCTATTGAGATTGCCGAAGAAGCTTTGGCTGAATTAAATAGCATTACTGCAGAGTTAAACGCGATGATAAAGGAGTTGAAATAA
- the hsdR gene encoding type I restriction-modification system endonuclease, whose protein sequence is MNNSKFSFLEPTYPELYKVAELAEKLIHIDPSSSLAKARLFSEKISKLVWEFEGLDGFEGNQMERIKQLFCSNIIPEIIKDILHTIRISGNKASHQGERSNREAFFVLKKSYQLARWFYETYENDYLETEEYKLPSNEEQKSVEKLEEELKLLSKKVVNYEEKIASLNASENVVEERKERSKVVANNLTKTEAETRDLIDEKLRESGWECDTETFNYKKNKTVPEKGKNIAIAEWPCGSKWADYALFIGEDLYGIVEAKKYASDISTDLYQSKRYAKSIEPNGICNFLGKWEEHHVPFLFSTNGRPYLEQLKTKSGIWFLDVRNHRNHSNALLGWFSPEGLKELFDRDVEKANQKLEKSDYEYLKNPNGLGLRYYQIDAIKAIENKIIKSPDDKRALLVMATGTGKTRTIQGLAYRFIKSNRFKRILFLTDRRLLANQALGGFKDNKIENVNTFAEVYQVEDLNQNIPEDTTRLHFATVQSLVKRLFYNENDPLPIDTYDCIIIDEAHRGYNLDKEIDEDDFYFKNEQDYVGQYKRVIEYFNAHIIGLTATPALHTKKIFGKPVHSYSYREAVIDGYLVDHEPPFIIKTRLSEEGILWKKGERPKVYNPETNEIEELAELEDELKVEIEQFNKGVITESFNREVIKQLVQELDPEGDEKTLIFAVRDSHADTIVRMLFEEFEAIGVDVPEGSIKKITGNTYDPEDLTKRFKNEKYPNIGVTVDLLTTGIDVPHITNIVFMRRVRSRILFEQMLGRATRLCPEIDKQFFRIYDTVRVYEALEDYTQMKTVSNPATSFQQLVEELEVIEKPERAEKQLQQIIAKIQRKKKDLEEYRIEEFMYQTDGKDPEELIKVLKATEGAQAKRVASEYKNLWSFLDKKIFIPRRQLVSEHPDEVLGVERGYGRAKKPEDYIESFRSFIQQNRNKLTALDIICTKPSELDRKSLKELKLALDQEGYNAKTLSTAWKSAKNEEIAADIISFIRTMALDTHLVSHEQRIRNAIEKIRSLKDWNKIQLKWIERFEAQLLKETVLTKEDLNEDPFKRDGGYKRLDKIFENNLDDILKMLNENLYSAS, encoded by the coding sequence ATGAATAACTCTAAATTTTCTTTCCTCGAACCTACGTATCCTGAACTTTATAAAGTTGCTGAACTTGCTGAGAAGCTAATACATATTGACCCAAGTTCTTCTTTAGCGAAAGCTCGATTATTTTCAGAAAAAATTTCAAAACTTGTTTGGGAATTTGAAGGGCTGGATGGTTTTGAGGGAAACCAGATGGAAAGAATAAAACAGTTATTCTGTTCTAATATAATTCCTGAGATTATAAAAGATATTCTGCATACTATACGAATATCTGGAAACAAAGCGAGCCATCAAGGAGAAAGGTCAAACCGGGAGGCATTTTTCGTTTTAAAAAAATCTTACCAATTAGCAAGGTGGTTCTATGAAACATATGAAAATGATTATCTGGAAACAGAGGAATATAAATTACCTTCTAACGAAGAACAAAAATCTGTTGAAAAACTAGAGGAAGAATTAAAACTACTTTCAAAAAAGGTTGTCAATTATGAAGAAAAGATAGCCTCTTTAAATGCTTCAGAGAATGTAGTAGAAGAACGAAAGGAAAGGTCTAAAGTAGTAGCTAACAATCTGACCAAAACAGAAGCGGAAACCCGTGACCTTATTGACGAAAAACTTCGAGAATCAGGATGGGAGTGTGATACAGAAACTTTCAATTATAAAAAGAATAAAACCGTACCTGAAAAGGGTAAAAACATAGCAATTGCTGAATGGCCCTGTGGTTCAAAATGGGCAGATTATGCACTTTTTATTGGAGAGGATTTGTATGGAATTGTAGAGGCTAAGAAATATGCTTCAGATATTTCTACCGATTTATATCAGTCAAAGCGATACGCTAAAAGCATTGAGCCAAATGGAATCTGTAATTTTCTTGGAAAATGGGAGGAACATCACGTGCCGTTTCTTTTTTCTACCAACGGGAGACCATATTTAGAACAACTTAAAACAAAAAGTGGTATTTGGTTTTTAGATGTTCGTAACCACCGCAATCATTCAAATGCTTTACTGGGTTGGTTTTCACCTGAAGGGTTAAAAGAACTATTTGATCGGGATGTAGAAAAGGCCAATCAAAAGCTGGAAAAGAGTGATTATGAATATTTGAAAAACCCGAATGGTCTTGGATTAAGATATTATCAAATTGATGCCATCAAGGCTATTGAAAATAAGATTATCAAAAGTCCTGATGATAAAAGGGCGTTGTTAGTAATGGCTACTGGAACAGGTAAGACGCGAACCATTCAGGGACTGGCTTATCGCTTTATCAAATCAAACCGGTTTAAGCGAATTTTATTCTTAACCGATAGGCGTTTACTGGCAAACCAGGCTCTAGGTGGTTTCAAGGATAATAAAATTGAAAACGTAAATACCTTTGCCGAAGTTTATCAGGTAGAAGATCTGAACCAGAATATTCCTGAAGATACTACCAGGCTGCATTTTGCTACCGTTCAAAGTTTGGTGAAGCGATTATTCTACAATGAAAATGATCCATTGCCTATAGATACTTATGATTGCATAATTATAGATGAAGCACACCGCGGATATAATTTGGACAAGGAAATAGACGAAGACGATTTTTACTTTAAAAATGAGCAGGATTACGTAGGACAGTATAAACGTGTAATTGAATACTTTAATGCACATATTATTGGTCTTACTGCTACGCCTGCACTTCATACCAAAAAAATATTTGGAAAACCCGTTCATAGTTATTCCTATAGGGAGGCTGTCATTGATGGATATCTTGTAGATCACGAACCACCTTTTATTATTAAAACAAGATTAAGTGAGGAAGGAATTCTGTGGAAAAAAGGAGAGCGGCCAAAAGTTTACAATCCTGAAACCAATGAAATAGAAGAACTGGCTGAACTGGAAGATGAACTGAAAGTAGAAATTGAGCAGTTTAATAAAGGGGTGATCACCGAATCTTTTAACCGGGAGGTAATTAAACAATTGGTTCAGGAACTGGATCCCGAAGGAGATGAAAAAACCTTGATTTTTGCCGTGAGGGATTCTCACGCCGATACTATTGTAAGAATGCTTTTTGAGGAATTTGAAGCGATTGGAGTTGATGTGCCGGAAGGATCTATAAAAAAGATTACGGGCAATACTTATGATCCTGAGGATCTCACCAAGCGCTTTAAAAATGAGAAATATCCCAATATAGGAGTAACTGTTGATCTATTAACTACGGGAATAGATGTACCGCACATAACTAATATCGTTTTTATGCGTAGGGTACGGTCCCGGATTCTATTTGAGCAAATGTTGGGAAGAGCCACCAGGCTTTGCCCTGAAATCGATAAGCAGTTTTTCAGAATCTATGATACTGTAAGAGTTTATGAAGCTTTAGAGGATTATACCCAAATGAAAACAGTGTCTAATCCCGCTACATCATTTCAGCAATTAGTTGAAGAGTTGGAAGTTATTGAAAAACCGGAACGTGCTGAAAAGCAACTTCAGCAGATTATCGCTAAAATTCAACGAAAAAAGAAAGATCTGGAAGAATACCGGATAGAGGAATTTATGTATCAGACTGATGGTAAAGATCCGGAAGAATTAATCAAAGTTTTAAAAGCTACAGAAGGCGCACAAGCCAAAAGAGTAGCCAGTGAATATAAAAATCTCTGGAGCTTCCTGGATAAGAAAATTTTTATTCCGAGGAGACAATTGGTTTCGGAGCATCCTGATGAGGTGCTTGGAGTAGAACGAGGTTACGGTAGAGCCAAAAAGCCAGAGGATTATATAGAAAGCTTTAGAAGTTTTATTCAGCAAAACCGTAATAAACTCACTGCTTTGGATATTATTTGTACCAAACCTTCAGAGTTGGACAGGAAGTCGCTTAAGGAATTAAAACTTGCTTTGGATCAGGAAGGCTATAATGCAAAAACCCTAAGCACTGCCTGGAAATCTGCTAAAAATGAAGAAATAGCGGCCGACATTATTTCTTTTATTCGGACTATGGCTCTGGATACACATTTGGTGAGCCACGAACAGCGGATTAGGAATGCCATCGAAAAAATAAGAAGTTTAAAAGATTGGAATAAAATTCAACTTAAATGGATTGAGCGTTTTGAGGCACAGTTGCTCAAAGAAACTGTTTTAACAAAAGAAGACCTGAATGAAGATCCTTTTAAGAGGGATGGAGGCTATAAACGCCTGGATAAAATTTTTGAAAATAACCTGGATGACATCCTGAAAATGTTGAATGAAAATCTATATTCAGCATCTTAA